One genomic segment of Methanothermobacter wolfeii includes these proteins:
- a CDS encoding DUF4010 domain-containing protein, which translates to MENPFSIKPALIFGALFMGILFISKSASIYLGRSGLLIAAMVSGVADVDAITVSLSVLAGAGSISSGTAAAAITIAGISNTLVKTGIAFLLGTKKIW; encoded by the coding sequence ATCGAGAACCCCTTTTCAATCAAACCCGCCCTCATATTCGGGGCGCTTTTCATGGGCATACTCTTCATTTCAAAGTCTGCAAGCATTTACCTTGGAAGGAGCGGGTTACTGATAGCAGCCATGGTTTCAGGCGTGGCTGATGTTGATGCAATAACGGTCAGTCTCTCGGTACTTGCAGGGGCCGGCTCCATATCCAGTGGCACCGCAGCCGCAGCGATAACAATTGCAGGCATATCCAATACACTGGTTAAGACAGGCATAGCCTTCCTGCTTGGAACAAAAAAAATTTGGTAA
- a CDS encoding cupin domain-containing protein, whose protein sequence is MELAGKVLKVAGLIDYQEGAVVSREIIRKDTGTVTIFAFDRGQGLSEHTAPFDALVQVIDGVAEITISGKRHVLGAGDMIIMPADEPHALMAREPFKMVLTMIKS, encoded by the coding sequence ATGGAACTTGCTGGAAAGGTGCTGAAAGTGGCCGGGCTCATAGATTATCAGGAGGGTGCCGTTGTAAGCAGGGAGATAATCCGGAAGGACACCGGGACTGTTACCATATTCGCCTTTGACAGGGGCCAGGGCCTCAGTGAACACACAGCCCCCTTTGATGCCCTCGTCCAGGTTATCGATGGTGTGGCTGAGATCACCATCAGCGGGAAGAGGCACGTTCTCGGTGCTGGTGACATGATAATAATGCCTGCAGATGAACCCCACGCCTTGATGGCAAGGGAGCCCTTCAAGATGGTGCTGACCATGATAAAATCCTGA